CGTTGCGGCAGAAGATCGCATCGAACGGCTTCGTGAGGCCGTAATCGGCGTCGGTCAGATTCAACTGCGCGAAGCGGATCATCGCGCGCAGCTCGGGCCGCACCTTCACGCGGCCGGCCTGCGCGCCCGTGCCTTTCAGAAAGAAGCGCTTGAGCCGCTCAGGCGACAGGTGCTTGACCTGCTCGAACGCGTAGACGCCCGCTTCGGCCTTCGCGAGCACCTGCGTGTCGAGATCGGTCGCGATGACGCTCGCCGAGCGCGCGGCCGATTCGCCGAGCGCCTCGACGAGCGTCATCGCGATCGAATACGGCTCTTCGCCCGTCGACGCCGCCGAGCACCACACCGACACCGGCTGCTCGCGACGCTTGACGAATTCGGCGAGGATCGGAAAGTGATGCGATTCGCGAAAGAACGCGGTCAGGTTCGTCGTGAGCGAATTCGTGAACGCTTCCCATTCGGATGGATCGTTCTCGCGTTCGAGCAGCTCGAGATAGTCGCTAAAGCGGTTGAGCCCGCGCGCGCGCAACCGCCGCGCGAGGCGGCTGTATGCCATGTCGCGCTTGTGCTCGGACAGCGAGATGCCCGCGCGCCGATGGATCAGCGCGCGGATCTTCGCGAAATCCGCGGACGTGAATTCGAAGTCCCGCGCAGCATCGCCCGACCGTTCCTGCGGTTCGAGTGCGTCGAGACGAGAGGCGGCGCGTGCGGGCATCATGGCTTAGAAGGTTTCCCAGTCGTCGTCGGAGGATGCCGACGCGGCCGCGGGCTTCGGCTCGCCCGACAGCGCCGGGCGCTTGAGCGCGAAGGAGGACGCGGGGGCGGCTTGCGGCGCGACGGCGGCCGTGCTCGCCGCCGCGCCCGTTGCGGCGCGCGCGGCGGCGCCGGGCTTCGCGAGCTTCGGCGCATAGGCGGGCGACGCCGGCGATGCGGCGGATTTCGGCGCGGCGACGGTAGTCTTCGCGGCATGCGGCGCGGCGGCGTGCGACGCACGCTCACCGTGTGCGGCGGCCGCCGACGCCCGCGACGACCCGGACGCGCCGGCCGTTGCGGTCGCGCTCGAGGCGTGCGACGCGGATGCGGACGCGGACGCGGATGCGGCGGCGTGCGGCTCGCTCGCGCGGCCGGTCACGTTCGAGCGCACGCTCGAAGCCGCCGGCGCAATCCCGCCTTCGACGCGCCACGCCGACACGATCTGCTTCATCTGCCGCGTCTGATCCTCGAGCGACGCGGCCGCGGCCGCGGCTTCCTCGACGAGCGCCGCGTTC
Above is a window of Burkholderia thailandensis E264 DNA encoding:
- a CDS encoding CheR family methyltransferase, translating into MMPARAASRLDALEPQERSGDAARDFEFTSADFAKIRALIHRRAGISLSEHKRDMAYSRLARRLRARGLNRFSDYLELLERENDPSEWEAFTNSLTTNLTAFFRESHHFPILAEFVKRREQPVSVWCSAASTGEEPYSIAMTLVEALGESAARSASVIATDLDTQVLAKAEAGVYAFEQVKHLSPERLKRFFLKGTGAQAGRVKVRPELRAMIRFAQLNLTDADYGLTKPFDAIFCRNVMIYFDKPTQSQVLARFEPLMKPGGLLFAGHSENFTYVTQAFRLRGQTVYELTRDAQSAAPRVRARIAAAAAEEELR